atttttttttaactcagggCAAGGATTCCGCCGCCTCCGAACCCCACTAACAGCCTCAGCTTCCCTGCCCATAAAACCGAATTGAAGGAGTCGAGCGCCTTGCCCACATCCCAAGCGGCCCCGACCCCGAGACCAGGCCAGAACTCGACCCCCCAACCTCTTCGAGGCCTCCCACCAAGGGCGTCTTCCCACTGGCCCCGGCTCCGGGATCCCCAATTCCCCCAGCGCGCACCTCAGCCTCATCCCACACGGTCGCCATCTTCTCCTGCCGAGTCACTGGATCCTCGCGTTTTGGCAGCAGATTCACGTCCTGAAGGAGAAGACTGAAGATCGAAACGGACAGAAGCTTCGGCCCGGAGATTAATACTATCTTTCTGAAGGCCTGCTCCTGAGTAGTGACGGACCTCTCTCTCCAATTCCTCACTTAACCGAATTAGTTCCGGCCGCCACTGCCGTAACGAATCTGCTTCTCCTATTCAAATGACAAAGCCCGGGACACAGGGCCCGCCCCCGGCTCCTCCACCGCTCCTGAAGCGTTACCGCCCTCGTCCTGTTTAAGCCGGAGCGACAGGTGGATGCGCTATTGGTCGCTGCGCGCGATGGGCGGAGCCTGGGTGTGAAGCCGGAAGGGGCGGGAGAAGCGATGGGAGCCTCGAGAGCctttgggaaatgtagtcttaagCTGGCCGGTGATTGAAAGGGCGCTTTGGAAGCGGGGGCTCGACCACAGGATCTGGCGCAGCTAGGAATTAGGATTCTCGAGATGGCTCTGCCTCCCAAACCATAGGCAACAGACGCCAGGCGTGTGCGGAGGGCCAAAAAAAGGGCATGCCCAGGGCTACCAGAGAGAATCATTAAccaattttaaagagaaatcgctgctgctgctgctaactTTTGAGCAGCGCCACAGAACTGCCCACGTGGGATGAGCTCCATTGACAACAGCCTCTCCAATTAAAAACATTATGACCAACATCTGTACTCGTTTCTTGTCATCTCAGGAAGTAGGGCAGATCTCTGGATCATGAGACCCATTTTTGTTGTATCTGCGTCCCTTGCTCCAGAGGATCCTCTGCATATCACTGTGAGGTGAGACCCAGGGCACCCCTAAAATGAACTTCATGTCAGCCACCAAGCATTTCTTTTAAGCCGAGCCTTCACAAATAATCTGCAAACTTGGTGAGAACCTGCCTCGTGGTTTTCTTGAAGCCGCTGAAGGCAGAGATTTCTTTAAGTAACAGCATTTGCAGCTGCTCAGGTTGGCAAACCAGCTCTGCGAGTAACAGcatttcttccctcctctcaACAGCCCTGCCCAGTGGACAGATTGGATCATCATTcgcaatttttttcatttattattcattcattcattcattcattcattcattcgtttattatttataaagattttatttatttattcatgagacacaggcagagacacagagggagaagcaggctccccgtagggagcctaatgcaggactcaatctcgagacccggatcacaccctgagccaaaagcagatgctcaactgctgagccacccaggcatccctatttatttatttttaagtaagctctatgcccaatgtggggctcgaactcaagacaccaagatcaagagttgcacgctccactgactgagccagtcaagcACTCCTATCATTCTCCATGTTAGATAAGGGCATGGACGatcagaaaagttaagtgactttGTCCAGGGTTGTTCAGTGAGTCAGTTGTCAGCACAAGAGCTGCTGATTCCAAATTCACACTTGTCAGAGTTGCCTGACAAGAGTCAAGAAGACCAATTGGGGAAGAAGCTGTCCTGTGCTGGCCACAGCACACCCGCAAAAAGAGTCAGAATTGCTGGGGTCAGGTAcaaacagtttatttttctataaagagcAAAGTACGAAGAGGCAGGGAAGTCAGCTGAGCCTGGAGGAGCAACAGCGggcaggccctgggccctggctgaGTTTGGAGGAGGTCCTGGCGGCTACCCCAAGAGTAAACAGGATCCAAGGTATGGCTAGTCAGGTGCCCTGGGCATGatgaaggggcagggggaggggaagcaggagcCCAGGACTGCTGATGGGACTCACACAAAGCCAGGCTTCATGGATGAGCGGCGGCAGTTGGGGCAGCTCCGCGTCCCGTTGTTCTGCAGGCACCTTTCGAGGCAAAGGAAAGGTTTATTTACTGAACCCATGCTTTCATCCTGGGCCTGGGctctctccctacccctcccctctACAGGATCTGGGAAGGCGTCAAGGGAGAAGGTAGGGCCTGGTGGCCCTGCTTGCCCCTGGTACTCTGTTCTGGGGCTTCTAAGAGGTCAGGAGGTCAGCATGGAGAATGGTATCTGTCCCAGCCCTGAGGCAGGTCTAGCCCTGGGTGTCTGAATCCCATGGCCTTTGAGGGGCCTCTCTCAATTCTCTTTGGAAGAATAGTGATGGCCACCTcacagggctgctgggaggaTTCAAGGAGTTATTTATTACAGGGGAAGCTCTTAGAACGAAGGGAGCGCTACGCTCAACATTACTACTGTGGTTAGGCCAGCTGGGGCCCTAGCGTACCCCACAGAGACCCTGGCCGCCCCCTGCCCACAAGCCAGGAGCCCTCACCTGAGGTGGAAGATGTGCGAGCAGGGCAGGGCCTGCAGCCGGCTGTTCCTCTCACCTATGGACTCGCCACACAGCCCGCAGTAGAGCTCAGTCTCCTCCACACACTCATGGAAGCGCACGACATGGGCACGCAGCTCCCGCTGCAGCCCCTTGCTGCGGTAGATGCTCTCACTCAGGCAGTGCAGCTTGAGCTGGCTTAGCTGGGGCCAGCGGGGAGCAGAGAGCGGGCATAGGGGACAAGACCAAGTCAGTCCCAGTGAGCCTCCCTCCTTGCCCAGCCCGAGAAGTGGCCCCCGAAGGACCATTGAGCCATCAGTACACACAGGGTCTGGTCCTGGCGGTGTTCTTGGCTGGCTGATGGGCCTAGGAGAAACGTCCTgccctctgggccttggtttcccctCATGCAGAATGAAAGGATGGGTGAGGTAAGCAGTCTTCACCCCTAGAACTACCTAGGAACCCCatgtttttgaagaattttattgACCAGATCTGCTGCACTGATTCCATAAGAATGAATTTGCTCTTCTGTTTTTGTTAATTGAATACACATAACAAACAGCTCATTGGCATCTGTGACCAACCTGAGATACTTGGGTAAAACCGAGCAGCTATCATCTATccaaaaacaaagatatttggcattttaggggcacctgggtggctcagtctgttgggcatctgccttcggcttaggtcatgatctcggggtcctgggatcaagccctgcatcgggctctgctcagtgaggagcctacttctccctctccctctgcccttcctcctggcttgtgctctttctcactctctctctttcaagtaaataaataaaaatattttttaaaatttggcatTTTAGTTGTGCTGTGCACTGGATCccagatatatttatatttcctagAAGACCTCAAGTAACACTGagcttattttcaaaatttaaaggtTTGGATACTAAACCTAAAATTGAGAGCCACATACATTATGGGAGGAATGCGGGCTTTAGAGTTAAGACAGACCAGGTACAAAGTGTGAGACCTGGAGCAACCACTGAGCCTCACTTGCCTTAACTCTAAAAATGGGGCTTGCGCTCACCTCGCAGGGAGACGGTGAGGACTGGGACCAATACCTAGAAGCACCTGAGTGTACCCAGCTCTTAGTGACTGGACCCACTGTTAGGAGTTCTAATGACTATCAAGAAGCTCTGAGGAATTCTGACGTCCTCTGAGCTACGGATTTCTTGCCCTGCCCTCCAAAGTGCTTTGTGGGTGGAAGAGAAACAGCCAGGGTCTGGGAATGGGTGGTGGCAGCCCCTGGAGATCTAGAAGAGCTCAGGGCATGTGCAGGCTCAGGGTAGCCCTTCCCACACACCCAAGATCCCACCTTGGCCTCTTGACTCCAGACCCAGAAGACAGAATCAGGTCTGACCTTGTTCCCCACTTCCTCCGCCAGGTCCTGGGCTTTCTCGATGACATCCAGAGCCTAGAAGGCAAGCATAGGCCAGGGCTACGGGCAGAGTTCTCTGGCAGAGGCCTTGACtcacaggaagggaaggggaagggaaggggcagggaggggcgggCTTGAGGAGGGCAGCATGGCTGGGCAGCTGCCCTGCCTGAGAAGGTAGCAAAAGGAGGCTGGAGCCCAGTCACAGAGCCACACAGTGTGGGCAAGTTACCTGCTGCTTCAGTTTACTCAGATACAGAATGGGAAGACTATTCCTGTCTCATTGGGTGTTGTGAAATCAGGAAAGCAGTTAACGCATCCTGAGTTCAAACCCAGCTCTGGCTCTTTAGTAGTTGTGGGTCTGGGCACATCGTGAGTCTTTTCTGAGTCTGGAAAATAACTTGGAATGTACTCACCTTATGGGATTCAGGTGAAGCTGATGTTAGACAAAATGTCTGGAAGAGTCCTGCCCAGGACCAGCCAGCCCCACAGACTTTTGGCTGACCTACTGGCTGCAAATAGGAGCAGTGGGGAGAGCCGGGGGGGTGGGGTATGGGAAAGGGCCCGACCTCACCTTGTCCAGTGCTTTCCTGGCTATCCAGCATTTGGCCACTCCCAgcagcacctgcacctgccccaggcGGTTTCCAATCTCAGTCATGATGCTCATGGCAGAGTCGTACCTGGGGAAGGCTGTCTGCACAGCCAGGTGGGAGGGTGCAATCAGACTGGGTCAGGCCTGCAACCCCTCCCTCTGTACCCCAGTGGCCTCACCTCCAGGTCCCCACGGCTCCGGTGGATGTCAGCAAAGCACAGCAGGCAGAGTGCCTGGAGTGGCCGGTCCCCGTGCTGCAGTGCAATCTTCATAGATTCCTGTGAAGGGAAGCTGGTTGCTCCAGCCTGCCcatctgcccccacccacccaccagggTGTCATTCCAGTGGGCCCCTCTGACGGGGCAGCCCAGGGATCACCCTATCCAATATACCTAGCATGGCATCGGAGCCCTGCACACGAAACCAGTGAGGTCTCACAACGCCCAGAGAAGTGGACACAGGTTCAGAGAGCAGAAGTGACTTGATCAAGGTCACCTGGCTCGTAAGTGGCAATGCTAGGATTTGAGCCCAAGTCAGTAGAACTCCAGAGACTGGCTCTCTTCCTATTTAAAGCGACCCACAGaggatgtgtgtggggggaggcagaaggaagcCCTCTCCCCTGAGAATGGActggaaaggagcagaggggtGGGCAGAACAAACACATCCTTCGGGGGCTCATGGAGAAGGGGGCTACGGGCAAATCTTGGGACCCTAAGTGGCCTGATGTGGAAGGAGGACCCCTTAGCCCATACCACCACCCTCTACCTGCCCgccttccctcctgccccacctCACAACACTCCATGGCActgcccaggtggcccagcaggcGGTACGCCACAGCCATGTGGTACTGGCTCATGGCCCGGTACTTGAGGCTCCAGCCTTTGCCGTAGTCGCTAACGAGCTCTGCGGCCTTGCAGGGGAAGAACAGGGCTTTCTCGTAGTCCTGCGGGGGacacagggaggaggtgggacaAGAAGGGGCACTGTGAATGTCAGGATGCCCAAGTCAGGGGTTCCAGGGCCTGGCATCTCCATCAACCCATAGTGGGTACCCATAGGCCCTGCCagtgttcactcattcattcatgtatccaAGGAAAAgggatccaggcagagggaacagccactGAAAAGGTGTGGGCTCCACAGACATAGGAATTTTCATCCAGTTTGCTGATGTAGCCCAAGAGCCTAGCACAGTTCTTAGCACTTTGTAGATGcacaatgaatatttgttgaatgaaggaatgaatgagaagGCAAGAAAATATAGTTGGCTTCTCACTCCCAGTTGGGCCCCTTATcttcagagacacacagaagggGGTACCAGCACCCCCAGTAGTGTCTGCCCCCTAGTACCCAGCAGCAGGTGCTTCCCAAAGGCTCAGTGACTGATTGTCAGCCCCAAAGAACATCGGAACAGACTCACTGGGGCAATGAAATCATTCCTTCATCCCTTCGTTCTCCTCACACCTCCAAATACTCTTTCTACCTGCTGGATCTCAGCTGATGACCTTGCTTCATCACTACAcagggaaaacagaagaaagtcAGAAAAGGACTCTGTTCTCCACCAAATCCACGAGATGGAtcactcttcctccttcctgccaccATGGAGGACTCCCTGCTCCAACAGGTGTGAGCCCCTCCATGGGGGCTCTGGACACATCCCCCATCTCCTTGGGCTCAATCATTCCCATCATCCTACAAACATATTCTGGCATTTCTtacctcattaaaaaataaaaaaagagggcagccctggtggcgcagcagtttggcaccgcctgcagcctggggtgtgatcctggagacccgggattgagtcccacatcgggctccctgcatggagcctgcttctccctctacctgtgtctctgcctctctctctctgtgtctatgaataaataaataaaatctttaaaaaaaaataaaaagaaaaaaagaaatctcaggaagtctgcttctccctctccctctgcctgccattccccctgcttgtgcgtgctctctctctctgtcaaataaataaatatataaaacctttaaaaaaaaaatcaaaatcaaacaaTCTTCTTCGGACCTCATGTCTCCTTCAGCTAAGCCCCATTGCTCCATTCTTTCTCTTAGAAAATCTATTTGATCTTCTACTTAATATCTTATAGGCATCTCCAAGTTAATATGACCAAAAGAGAACTCCCAATAACGCCAATAAAAATCTGATCTTCACAAATTTTGTtacatagttaaaaaaatttatttacttaagtaatctttATGCCCTACATGGGGCTGGACCTCacgaccccgagaccaagagtcacatgttccaccaactaagccagcccagtgccccttgccaatgtatgtttttttttttaagatttatttatttattcatgagacacacacacacgcacacacacacacacacacacagaggcagagacacaggcagagggagaagcaggctccatgcagagagcccaatgtgggactcgatcctggatcccagaatcacaacctgagccgaaggcaggcgccca
This is a stretch of genomic DNA from Canis aureus isolate CA01 chromosome 21, VMU_Caureus_v.1.0, whole genome shotgun sequence. It encodes these proteins:
- the RAPSN gene encoding 43 kDa receptor-associated protein of the synapse isoform X1, whose product is MGQDQTKQQIEKGLQLYQSNQTEKALHVWMKVLEKSADLVGRFRVLGCLVTAHSEMGRYKEMLKFAVVQIDTARELEDADFLLESYLNLARSNEKLCEFHKTISYCKTCVGLPGTRAGAQLGGQVSLSMGNAFLGLSLFQKALESFEKALRYAHNNDDAMLECRVCCSLGSFYAQVKDYEKALFFPCKAAELVSDYGKGWSLKYRAMSQYHMAVAYRLLGHLGSAMECCEESMKIALQHGDRPLQALCLLCFADIHRSRGDLETAFPRYDSAMSIMTEIGNRLGQVQVLLGVAKCWIARKALDKALDVIEKAQDLAEEVGNKLSQLKLHCLSESIYRSKGLQRELRAHVVRFHECVEETELYCGLCGESIGERNSRLQALPCSHIFHLRCLQNNGTRSCPNCRRSSMKPGFVT
- the RAPSN gene encoding 43 kDa receptor-associated protein of the synapse isoform X2; its protein translation is MGQDQTKQQIEKGLQLYQSNQTEKALHVWMKVLEKSADLVGRFRVLGCLVTAHSEMGRYKEMLKFAVVQIDTARELEDADFLLESYLNLARSNEKLCEFHKTISYCKTCVGLPGTRAGAQLGGQVSLSMGNAFLGLSLFQKALESFEKALRYAHNNDDAMLECRVCCSLGSFYAQVKDYEKALFFPCKAAELVSDYGKGWSLKYRAMSQYHMAVAYRLLGHLGSAMECCEESMKIALQHGDRPLQALCLLCFADIHRSRGDLETAFPRYDSAMSIMTEIGNRLGQVQVLLGVAKCWIARKALDKALDVIEKAQDLAEEVGNKLSQLKLHCLSESIYRSKGLQRELRAHVVRFHECVEETELYCGLCGESIGERNSRLQALPCSHIFHLRCLQNNGTRSCPNCRRSSMKPGFV